One region of Juglans regia cultivar Chandler chromosome 4, Walnut 2.0, whole genome shotgun sequence genomic DNA includes:
- the LOC108987281 gene encoding lysine-specific demethylase JMJ25, with amino-acid sequence MGEEEALPDHVRCSRTDGRQWRCKRRVMGDMKLCEIHYLQGRHRQNKEKVPDSLKILRKSKKSPSNDPELQSSAQNVKKKLSKPMKRKNKSVRVSEALGEALRKMKFKKGNLQLELITMVLKRDLEKKKETRTRKTKNSDSVSGSKKKKKMKRGEMDIEENCDGEELTRELPNGVMAISPAPSPSPRNCSNAGANCNVKVGVDTSVIRRRSFRSKNIEPLPTGTMQVLPYGQSEDKLRTGRRRRCHWCRRSSSSSLVKCSSCQKEFFCLGCVKERYFDTQEEVRTACPVCRGTCTCKDCLANQSNDSESKDSLREKYNVGKILHLHYLICMLLPVLKQINQDQSDELETEATSKGKRPSEVHIKQAEFGCSKQHCCNSCKTSIVDLHRSCPSCSYNICLSCCRDFCRGSFPLSVNTFISKYSNRRKACMSGNSQLLRKKLAKRSSSTSLSPSQSNRKACKTIRRIYCPPSKFGGCGKGLLDLRSVFPLSWIKELEVSAEEIVCSYEFPEALDTSSCCSLCLDMDHKAVGIEHLQEAAVREDSNDNFLYYPTLQEVHGDNLEHFQKHWGKGHPVVVRDMLQTTSDLSWDPLVMFCTYLERSIARYENNKDLLGARNCLDWCEVEIGIRQYFMGSLNGRTHTNVWHEMFKLKGWLSSHILQEQFPSHYAEIINSLPLQEYMNPMSGLLNLAANLPPEIRKPDLGPCVYISYGCAEELVQAESVTKLCYDSYDVVNILAHTTDAHISTEQLTKIRKLLKRHKAQCQRESSLITADKVMANEVNGRSSLNGENKEDSGFFNVTEDELRLRKRVARVFSSSATSHERSAMSPKTCNMSYGGGYDSETDSDSEATLPCYESVLNSDTSDQRKFRDHTQSSNFYRKKVFSESSGAQWDVFRRQDVPKLIEYLQRHSSEFSHMYGFHKQMVHPILDQSLFLDTTHKMRLKEEFEIEPWTFEQHVGEAVIIPAGCPYQIRNPKSCIHVVLDFLSPENVTECVQLTDEVRLLPDDHKAKIDKLEVKKMALHNISAAIKQIRELTCTM; translated from the exons atgGGGGAAGAGGAGGCTCTGCCCGACCATGTACGGTGCAGCCGTACGGACGGTCGGCAATGGCGGTGTAAAAGAAGAGTGATGGGCGACATGAAGCTTTGCGAGATTCACTATCTCCAAGGCCGTCACCGACAGAACAAGGAAAAAGTCCCGGATTCGCTGAAAATCTTGAGGAAGAGCAAGAAATCTCCGAGCAACGACCCGGAGCTCCAAAGTAGTGCGCAGAATGTGAAGAAGAAGTTGTCGAAGCCgatgaagaggaagaataaATCGGTGAGGGTTTCGGAGGCCCTGGGCGAGGCATTGCGGAAGATGAAGTTTAAGAAAGGCAATCTGCAGTTGGAGCTGATAACAATGGTGCTCAAGAGGgacttggagaagaagaaggagacgAGGACGAGGAAGACGAAGAACAGTGATTCAGTTTCGGggtcgaagaagaagaagaagatgaaaagggGTGAGATGGATATAGAGGAGAATTGTGATGGAGAGGAGTTGACGAGAGAATTGCCCAATGGAGTGATGGCAATCTCCCCTGCACCGTCGCCTTCTCCACGAAATTGCAGTAATGCGGGTGCTAACTGCAATGTGAAAGTCGGAGTAGACACAAGCGTTATCAGGCGACGGTCCTTTCGGTCCAAGAACATTGAGCCGCTCCCTACTGGCACAATGCAG GTTTTACCCTACGGGCAGAGTGAGGACAAGCTGAGGACGGGAAGGAGGAGAAGATGCCATTGGTGTCGAAGAAGTTCTTCCTCGAGTCTCGTTAAGTGTTCGAGTTGTCAGAAAGAGTTTTTCTGTTTGGGTTGTGTCAAAGAAAG GTATTTTGATACACAAGAAGAAGTTAGGACGGCTTGTCCGGTCTGTCGAGGAACTTGCACCTGTAAGGATTGTTTGGCTAATCAATCTAATGACAGTGAAAGTAAG GATTCTCTGAGGGAGAAATATAATGTTGGAAAAATATTGCATTTGCATTATTTGATATGCATGCTTCTTCCtgtattaaaacaaataaaccaaGACCAAAGTGATGAGCTTGAAACAGAGGCAACATCAAAAG GGAAGAGACCTTCTGAAGTTCATATCAAGCAGGCTGAATTTGGCTGCAGTAAGCAACATTGCTG CAATAGCTGCAAAACTTCAATCGTGGATCTGCATAGAAGCTGTCCTAGTTGTTCTTATAATATCTGCTTAAGTTGTTGTCGAGATTTTTGTCGTGGGAGCTTCCCTTTGAGTGTCAACACATTTATCTCCAAGTACTCGAATAGAAGGAAAGCTTGTATGTCTGGAAACAGCCAACTTTTACGGAAGAAGCTTGCCAAGAGAAGTTCTAGCACATCACTATCTCCATCACAATCTAACAGGAAAGCCTGCAAGACCATCAGAAGAATATATTGTCCTCCCTCAAAGTTTGGTGGTTGTGGCAAAGGCCTCCTTGATTTGAGAAGTGTTTTTCCCTTGAGTTGGATCAAAGAGCTGGAGGTAAGTGCAGAGGAAATAGTGTGCAGCTATGAGTTCCCGGAAGCTCTTGACACATCTTCATGCTGCTCACTATGCCTTGACATGGATCATAAAGCTGTTGGAATTGAGCATTTGCAAGAGGCAGCTGTAAGGGAAGATTCAAATGATAACTTTTTGTATTACCCCACACTTCAGGAGGTTCATGGTGATAACCTTGAACACTTTCAAAAGCATTGGGGTAAGGGCCATCCTGTAGTAGTTCGTGATATGCTTCAAACCACATCAGATTTGAGTTGGGATCCGTTAGTTATGTTCTGCACTTATCTTGAGAGGAGCATCGCCAGATATGAGAATAATAAGGATTTACTTGGAGCTAGAAATTGCTTAGATTGGTGTGAG GTAGAAATCGGTATCAGGCAGTATTTTATGGGTTCTCTCAACGGGCGGACGCATACGAATGTGTGGCATGAGATGTTTAAATTAAAGGGTTGGCTGTCTTCTCATATACTTCAAGAACAATTTCCCTCTCATTATGCTGAAATAATCAACTCTCTACCACTTCAAGAATACATGAATCCCATGTCTGGACTTCTAAATTTAGCTGCAAACTTGCCACCGGAAATTCGAAAGCCTGACCTAGGTCCATGTGTCTATATATCATATGGCTGTGCGGAGGAACTTGTACAGGCTGAATCTGTGACAAAACTATGTTATGATTCATATGATGTG GTTAATATTTTGGCACATACTACGGATGCCCATATCTCGACGGAACAGCttacaaaaataagaaagttACTGAAACGGCACAAAGCTCAATGTCAAAGGGAGTCTTCCTTGATTACTGCAGATAAGGTAATGGCAAATGAAGTGAATGGAAGATCATCATTAAATGGTGAGAACAAGGAAGACTCTGGATTTTTTAATGTGACTGAGGATGAACTGCGCTTACGCAAGAGAGTCGCTAGAGTATTTTCCTCTTCTGCTACTTCTCATGAAAGAAGTGCTATGAGTCCCAAAACTTGTAACATGTCCTATGGTGGGGGTTATGATTCTGAaactgactctgattctgaagCCACTTTACCCTGCTATGAATCTGTGTTGAACTCTGACACATCAGATCAGAGAAAGTTTCGGGATCACACCCAAAGCTCTAACTTTTatagaaagaaagtattttctgagTCTTCTGGTGCTCAATGGGACGTCTTTCGCAGACAAGATGTTCCAAAGCTTATAGAGTATCTGCAGAGACACTCTAGTGAGTTCAGCCATATGTATGGCTTTCATAAGCAA ATGGTTCATCCAATTCTTGATCAAAGTCTCTTTCTTGACACAACTCACAAAATGAGGCTTAAGGAGGAGTTTG AAATTGAACCATGGACTTTTGAGCAACATGTTGGAGAAGCTGTCATCATTCCCGCTGGATGTCCTTACCAAATTAGGAATCCTAAG TCTTGCATACATGTGGTATTGGACTTTCTCTCGCCTGAAAATGTTACTGAGTGTGTCCAGTTGACTGATGAAGTAAGGCTGCTTCCAGATGACCATAAAGCAAAAATAGACAAGCTAGAG gtgaagaaaatggCCCTTCATAATATTAGTGCTGCAATCAAACAAATTCGTGAGCTTACATGCACTATGTAA